The Meleagris gallopavo isolate NT-WF06-2002-E0010 breed Aviagen turkey brand Nicholas breeding stock unplaced genomic scaffold, Turkey_5.1 ChrUn_random_7180001957369, whole genome shotgun sequence region ATGTCTGGAAGGGAAGATTAGAACAAGGTGAGCCCCACGTGCATCACGCTTCTACCAAAAATTCATTTCACAGTGCACCGGGAGTCTTCTCAATGGGCtgaggggaaggggaagcaaACACAGAGGATAACCTGCGGGTGTCCAACCTTcaggttgggttggaagggtccctgAAAATCACAGACCACAAAGTGAAAGAATGGGTTGGGGTGGAAGGGTCCGtgaaggtcacagaaccatgacATGATTGAATGGATTGGTCTGGGAGGGTGCTTGCAGATCActgaatggcttgggctggaagggtctctgaagatcatagaatcgGTTGagctggaagggtccttaaagatcacagaccTATGGaatgtttgggttggaaggaaccttaatCCAGAATTTTCTTCTAAGGCCAGTAAATACTGGATAAATATTGTTATACCATTTTAATTATCTCATGCGAAACCACATTCACGCTCCATTTTTATTCCACGTTGATAAACATCAAATCCACCACAAATGCTCAATCAGTGAGCCACAGCAAAGCTAATTAATATCAATCAGAAAGGGACTTCACGTGGGTGAGAACTCACCTTGTGTAAGATCCTGGTCCCTGTAGATCTGTTGGATAACTGCGTTGATGTCCTCAATTGCTTTACGGCGCTCTTCAGTTTTCCTCGTTTTATTGGCAACGTATTCCTGGAAGGCCAGAGTATTTGTTAGGAGtagcagcactgaaaaaaaataaaccaacacaaaaatcaCCCAAACCTCACTCAAGAGGATTGAAACTTCAGCAGTGCTCACCTGCAGGAAGTCAGCTGTCTGCTGGGGCAGCTTGGTTCCAACAAACTTGAAGTGTTCCTTGTGGAATTTGCTCTCTAGGTGACTGTTCATCTCGTCGTCGTAGAAGGTGCGGTATTTGCACAGGGAGCAAACGTACTGGATCCTGTTGGGACAGCAGGTGTGAGTGGGAGGGATGCCCAATGGAAGCTTCCATCCCAGAACCCAAATGCTGGGAGGGAACGCAGGCAAACGTCGAAGCGGCGAACCCAGTTGGGGGGCGAAGGGGAAAGGGGCTGGGTTTGTGCTCAGATGTTGGGATTCCTTCACAAACCACAGAACCAGAGGGGACCTCTGGAGCTCAGCTCTCAGTCCAACCTCCCTACAGTGGATTTCCCTACAAGgggttgcacaggaaagcatcccCATCTTTAAGAAACACTGCAGAGCTTCACAAGAAAGAATCCAGCTAATACTCAAGGAAGTGAGACTGGAAACAAAAGCTAACAGTAAGGAACAGCTCAGGATGAACGTCACACCAAAAAACTTGAGGccaaatttttttaaatctttccagaccttaaaaattctttttttttaatcattaagGTGAAGCTTTAACTGTGAATTAAGACAATTCTCCCTGCGTATGTGTCTTGGCTGGGAGAAAGGGACAGAATTCTCTCGTGGGAAGAAGGCATCGGTTCTCTTGGAGGACAACTACATTGAAGGAGCTCTAAAGCTTAAGAACAAATTCTTTGTCAAGTGACATTTTTTGTCACAAATCTCCACTTTTTTAGGCAAGAGCTGGTGTTGTTTGCAGGTAGAAGTGGCAATACTTGGTTAAAAAAGGCTCTGGTTCAATGACACACCATGCACCTCGTTAAGTTTTACGTTGGCAATATCTGCCCATTCCCAATTTCTGTTGCAGCCATTATTTCCCGTTTAGAGTTACTTTAAAACCTGATCTCTGCGATGAGTGCCACTCACTCAACAGAAAGGCAGAGCTGCCTACAACTCGAGCTTCTCCTCAACTCCAGTAAGCATTTGTGGGATGTCCCCTGGACATTTGCCCATTTCTCCACCAACATGGCTGGATGTTGCCAACTCGAGTTTGCCACAACTGTAATGCATCCAATACTCAGTACAGTCAAGGAAATGGGCAGGAACAAACACGGCACTGGGAAAATTGAGGAACAAAGAAAGGACCCAGCCTGCAACCATCACACTCCTCCCAGAGAAGGAAGCAACATCacttaatgaaataaaataagagtCGTTACCTTTCCACCATGCGATCTCGGTGCCTCTTCTTTTGCCTCTCTTGAGTTTTCTTGCCCGCCTGTAATTTGCGTTTGATTTGACTGATCTCTTCTTGAATTGTTAAAGCACCTAAGTGTTTAAAGCAGGTTGCATTTCAGGGCTCTACTTGAGGACAGCACCTGATTCAAGAGAACTGCCCTGGACAAGATCAGTGGTTGGCCCAAAATTGCTTGTCAGAGAGACGCTCGAGTCGAGGAGCTGCTCCCTCCAGACAGGGACAAACATACCTCAGATTTAGGATTCCTATTTGTGGGATGTGGCACGCAAACACACTCGAGGTGGTTTCCTgtctctttattttaattagtgtTTACCACTTCCGGTTTTAGAAGGTTTTAAATTTGGTTACAGATTTGCTTGGGTAAGGGAGACTAATTGTCACCACCATTACTTTAGAGAATCAGCTTGGGTTGCACGGGTCCTTAAAAATcccagagccatgggatgggTTGGATGGGTCCTTAAATACCACAAAACTGTaaaatggttgggttggaagtggACTCCAACAACTGGAGGAGTCTGAATAAACCAGAGATTCAGCTTTAAATCTCTCTCCTGGCCATGTCAGAGCCCTCTGCTGGTGGTGGGCACTACTCCACGCACATTCAGAGCTCACACCATCCCTCTGCTCCCTTTCCTGTGAGCTGCTCTGCATGCACACCAACTCACCTTTCTCTGAGTCTCGACCTTCTTCATCTTCCCCTTCCTAAAATGCAAGATCGGGACGTTAAGGCCAGCCAGAATCACACATCAGCCATCACCACTGGACTTCCTGGCCACCAGGGATTCCTGCTGGCTCAACTGTTGAGCATTCAGGTTCACCCCTGCAGAGATCCTCTGTAGCAGCCCAGCCCCCACCCAGTACTGATGTGTGGTCACTCCTCCCAGGTGCAGAACTCTGCACCTGCCCTCACTGCACTGCTCCGCCTCCAACTAAAACTGACATTCTTAATTATGAGGAACTACAACTTTTCAAGAGTTACTTACACCTCTGGagccttctttctcctctttttctcctgattcTCCTTCAGTTCCTTCCTCTGAAAGGAACAGCACAGTCAGAACCCAGCTAGCAAAGCGAGGTGGCTGCGTGCCCCTTTGGGGACCTCTGCCCTCACCGTTATCAGAGTCAGAGTCGGAGCCATCTGTCTTCGCCGCCTTGCTGTCGGGTTCATCTGAGCTGCTGGTTTGCTTCCGCTTCTTTCCGGTGAGgtccttcttcattttctttttctgaggctgcaagaggagagaaaggTTCATCACCAATGTGAGGGCGGTGCTCTCCTCACCCAGCAGCGCTTTGTTCCACCAATTTCTTGTCAGCACAGTCCATCAGGGAGGACACAGCCCACCACCTCTATGCTATAAAACAGGAGATTAAGTAAAAAATGGCAATGATATTCTCCTACCtttaggaaataaatgttttcagattAAAGCACTGCACATATGAACGTTCCTCGGTCTGTCCTTAGGAGATACACACTACAAAGCCAAGCCAGCAACGTGTGGAACTACACATGACCACCTCCCAGAGCGTGCTTTGGAGCCTTTTGTAGGACAACCATTTCCCTACGGGGCTGCATAGCATCCACTCGAGTTAAACGAGTTGGGAGGATGTTGCACAAGTACTCACTTTAAAGTCCGAATCCCACATTTTCCAGTTTCTCCTCATCCTCTGCTTCATCATGCCTCCTCCGAAGCGCATGTTCCCCGAAAATCCTCGCATCCCTTGGAACATGCCGAGCTCCGGGATGATGTTGTGGGAGAAGAGGGAAGGCAGACGGGAGGAGCCGTGGGGGCCCATGCCCCGCGGCGCATCGTTCCACTGCCCGCCCATGCGCCCCGAATACGGTGAAGCCATGGGTCTGGTGTTGCGTCCGTCCCGCGCCCAGTTCTGACCCCGTTGGCCAAAGCCATCCCGCGCCCTGTGCTGGTACTGGTCCCTGCGGTTCCCATAGAAGCTGTCGTAGTGACTTTCATAGTGGTCGTCGTAGTGACCGTCGTAGTGACTGTCGTAGGCGTTGTCGTTCTCGTTCTCGTTGTAGTCGTAACCGGAGCGGTACATGTCCCGGTCGTTCATCGAGGACCTCGAGTCGTAGGATTCGTACGAGTCGTACCTGTGGAGAGAGAAGGGTCAGCAGCATGCCTTTAGgtccaagaaggccaacagtggCCAACAGGGTGACCATGGAGTGAGAGCATTGCCAAAAAAGCCAACGGTGGCCAATAGGGTGACCATGGACCGAGAGCATTGCCAACGGTGGCCAACAGGGTGACCATGGACCGAGAGCATTGCCACGGTGGCCAACAGGGTGACTATGGACCGAGAGCAttgccaagaaggccaacagtggCCAACAGGGTGACCATGGACCGAGAGCATTGCCACGGTGGCCAACAGGGTGACCATGGACTGAGAGCATTGCCAAAAAAGCCAACGGTGGCCAACACGGTGAGCATGGAGTGAGAGCATTGCCAAAAAAGCCAACGGTGGCCAACAGGGTGACCATGGAGTGAGAGCATTGCCAAAAAAGCCAACGGTGGCCAACAGGGTGACCATGGAGTGAGAGCAttgccaagaaggccaacagtggCCAACAGGGTGACCATGGACCGAGAGCATTGCCATGGTGGCCAACAGGGTGACTATGGACCAAGAGCATTGCCAACGGTGGCCAACAGGGTGACCATGGAGTGAGAGCAttgccaagaaggccaacggtgGTCAGTAAGTTGACGGTGAGCCAACAGggtgccctcgtggccaagaaaGTCAACGGTGGCCAACAGGGCTCCCTCACAGCCATGAAAGCCAACAGTGGCCAATAGAGTGCCCTCACAGCTAAGACGGCCAATGGTGTCCTCTGCTCTccagaagtctcttccaactccaTTTGTTCTGGGATTCTGGGATAGTGTTGGCACTGTGTTAGAGCCCAGCAGAGGTTAAACCaacaaaatgcttcaaaatagGTTTTTATTGGTATTTTAAACACTTCAGCGCATCACTGAGCGTGGGATTGTTTCCACTCTGTGGGACAAGGGCTAGGATAAGGCACAGCTGCAATGTCCCTGTCCACCTCCACGCACGGTGGAAGAACCGAAGCCCCACCAACATGGAAAAAACTAAGAAACTGAGCCCCCAAACCCCTCATTGCTTTGAGAGTGCCCGGGATGCCCCAAAAGACCCCAAAACGCCAAGAGGAGCCCACGCTATCAGCTGTGTGGGGACACAGCCCAGCTGGAGCTTCTGTCCCCATTCCTGGACATCTGGAGACACCTGTGCACACCCACTTTTCCAGGCAGAAAGCTGACACTGGCAGGAATTTGTTTTGGGTCATTTTAACGGATTACTCTTTCCTCCAGGAAAAGAACTTGGagtggatgatctttaaggacaATTCCAACCCCaccatgctgtgattccatAGTtctatgacctttaaggacccttccaactcaaccattcAATCCTTCCCTGGTtctatgacctttaaggacAATTCCAATCCCaccatgctgtgattccatAGTTCTATGAcatttaaggacccttccaacccaaccattcaaTCCTTCCCTGGTTCTCTGACCTTTAAGGACAATTTCAACCCAACCATGCTGTGGTTCCATAGTTCTACGATCTTTAAaaacccttccaactcaaccattcTACCATTCCACGGTTCTGCGATCTTTAAGGATGAGTCCAACTCAACCCTGctgtgattccatggttctCTGACCTTTAAGGACTCTTCCAACTCAATTATTCTAGGATTTCATGATTCTATTATCTTTAAGAActctcccaacccaaccattccattGTTCTAggatctttaaagtcccttccaacccaacctaTTCAATCATTCCATGATTTTCCCACTCACCGGTCCCCGCCGGAGCCGTAGTGCCCGCCCTGCATGCTGTCAGCATCCAGGTGGGACACCATGTCCAGGCGCTGGTTCATTTTGGCAATGACGGTGTCGGCACTGCCAGCACCGTCCGGGTTCATGTCCATGTCCGAGTTGCCCATATCCCACGAGTTGGAGGCAGCCATGCCGTAGCCATAGTTGCCCGAGTTGTCCTGCCCGTAGCCGTAGCCGTAATTGTAGCTCTCGTAccctgcaagaaaaaaaacagagagctCTCATTCCTGGTGATCTGTCGCagctaatatttttaaaagagttaATGTGCATGGGTGAACGAATGCACCCAATGCACAGCCTCTAAAAATCGACCTCGCTGGGTTAGCACTGATGGCCGAAATCCATTTTAGGCCATTTTTCAGCCTTCACCTGGGCAGCAATATCAAGATGGGCTGGAACAGAAGCCCGAATCCTCGGCCATGTGGCCTTTCCTAAAAAACTAGGGAAGGAAATTGTTAACATCTCgacaagattttaaaataaaagaaagtgattgcaaaaaaactaaaaataaaagaagagggAATGCAGACTCTGTATTATATCCTTCAGAACCTGAAACTAACAAACCCATCTGTCAGGAACCCGCTCGGGCTGGCAGTGTACTTGCCTCTGTTTGTCCCAGAGTTCCAGTCTCCATAACctggaaaagaagacagaagaagtAGTCAGAGCCATACTTCTCACAGTTGGTTTTGTTTACCACCAAAAAGGAGCaacagcctgaaaaaaaaaaaaaaaaaagatggcaaaTCCAATCTACAAACAACTTCTGAACAATTCCTAACCCAGAGGAAAGAGCTCACGGCCAACATGTTGGccaccactggccttcttgtcCATAAGGTTCACACTGCTGGCCCACACTCAGCCTGCTGGCCActactggccttcttggccacgagggcacactgctggcccatggTCAACCTGTTGGCCTTCAGATGATGCAGGTCCTTCCCCTGAATTAGgtcctgtttttcctttcagcttccATTTCTGCCACACCACACCGTGACACAGAACCTCTTCCCGCAGCAGCGGTGTCCCACCAGGAAGTGCCATCTCTTTTGGTTTAACACAGAAAATTGGAAGCAGGAGGCACCTACACAGACCTCCAAGACAAGGGAGCAGAAAGGGGCTCAGGTGCACACAACCCCACAATCGAGCATTTTGCAGGTAAAGAATTGGAGAATGAAATCAGGACCTGGCATTCTTTGTAAGACAACATCTCTCCGGCCTTAAAAGAACCCCAAGAAAGTCCAAAACGAGCTCCCAAAAGAAGCTCTGAAAAAAGTCCCAAAAGGAGACTGCAAAGAGCTGCAAAGGAGCCCCAGAACGGCCCTGGGATCCCAGCAAAGCTCCAGGAAGGGCCCCCAAGGAGACCCCAAAGAACTGCAGTGGAGAACCAAATGAGCCCCCCAAAGAACCCCAAAAGGAGAACCAAAGAATCCCAAAAGGAGTTCCAAAGGGAGACTCAAGATCCCAACGAAGCACCAAAACCACACAAATGAGCCCAAAAGGAGACTCTAAGGAGCACCATAGAGCCACCAAAAGGAGCTCCAAAAAGAGTCCCAAAAGATCCCAGAAAAGCTCTAAGGAGAGCCCAAAGGAACCCCCAAAGGAGCCGCGAAGAGCCACCAAGGAGCCTCAAGATCCCAACAAAGCTCCAAGAAGAGCCTCCAAATGAGACCCAAAAGGAGGTCCCAAAGAACTCCAATGGAGAACCAAAGAAGCCACCAAAAGAGCCCCAAAAGGAGAACCAAAAGAGCCTCAGAAGAGTCCCAAGACCCCAAGTATGCTCCAAGAAGAGCCCCGGAAGATCCCCAGAAGGTGACCCCGAATCCAtcacagtgctcacagcccctccCTCGGAGGCTTGGCAATGAGACTCCCATCCACAAGAAGGGCTGTAAGGAGGctctggggaactacaggcctgtcagcctgacctcggtgccagggaaggttatggagcaaatcatcttgggtgagatcaaTCACACAGCTCGCGTGTGGCATGcagggatcaggcccagccagcacaggttcatgaaaggcaggttgtgctcaaccaacctcatctccttctgggtgaccagactggtagatgagggaaaggctgctgATGAGgctacctagacttc contains the following coding sequences:
- the AKAP8L gene encoding A-kinase anchor protein 8-like, whose amino-acid sequence is LLLLSSFPGYGDWNSGTNRGYESYNYGYGYGQDNSGNYGYGMAASNSWDMGNSDMDMNPDGAGSADTVIAKMNQRLDMVSHLDADSMQGGHYGSGGDRYDSYESYDSRSSMNDRDMYRSGYDYNENENDNAYDSHYDGHYDDHYESHYDSFYGNRRDQYQHRARDGFGQRGQNWARDGRNTRPMASPYSGRMGGQWNDAPRGMGPHGSSRLPSLFSHNIIPELGMFQGMRGFSGNMRFGGGMMKQRMRRNWKMWDSDFKPQKKKMKKDLTGKKRKQTSSSDEPDSKAAKTDGSDSDSDNEEGTEGESGEKEEKEGSRGEGEDEEGRDSEKGALTIQEEISQIKRKLQAGKKTQERQKKRHRDRMVERIQYVCSLCKYRTFYDDEMNSHLESKFHKEHFKFVGTKLPQQTADFLQEYVANKTRKTEERRKAIEDINAVIQQIYRDQDLTQDIGMEHFIKKVEAAHCAACDLFIPMQYGIIQKHLKSLDHNHNRRAMMEQSKKSSLVVARSILNNKLISKKLERYLKGENPFTDDPEEKEEHEEGEGGAAGNMEEGTAEGGDENKDEEENLEEENVDDENKEENVGDENKEEENLDNENKEEEILDDENKEEGNLEDESNDPKENPEGNENEEEEEKGTKRETEAQAEAQEVELGAGSRVGEEEEEEEEEEEESWQPAGESLPEDEEQQPAEGEEEEEESEETTAAPEDEDVA